The Magnolia sinica isolate HGM2019 chromosome 3, MsV1, whole genome shotgun sequence genome includes the window ACTTACCGTTAAAAGAAAGCTGGCAAATATGTACACAAGAAACTCTGGCAAGGCATCTCCTTCCGCAAGATAAGTATCCCATAAACGTGTAACTAAATGGAAAGGTATCTATAGAAAATATTAAGATTCAAATCAGCCCCTTATCAGATGAATCCCAGTACAAATAGATGAGAAGTGATAATCATGGGAAACAAACCTCACGTATCAGAAGACAGTTAAACCAGCGGAAAGCAAACTGAAGAAACTCCAGCCCTTGTTCCTCCATGTGTCTTGAAACAGGTTCTTGTACATGGCCAAATGATAAATCATAAAGATTCAGCATTATTAATTAATAGTGAACAATTGACAGGTAAAGAATTACACAACCATAGGCTTTCCACAATATACTTGGGTTTTCAATTTGAACAAGTGAAGTCCATTTTTTTCAGTAGTCCAGACCACTGGTCTGTTgcaccccaccatggatggaccattccccaaAATCTCCTTTGTAGGCCAGTGGTAACCTTTTTCTGGCCCACAAATAGATTAAGAAGAGAAACGCGAGAATCCACGTTTAACTGGAAAGGAGACCCAAGATTTATGGGGCAAGTTCTATCCATAGTGGCATACAACGGAACAGTCTGCATTACCAATTGAAAGATCCCTATTGGTCAGAATAGGAAACTTGATTATACTACCAAAGCATCAGACCCCATATCCTATAACAGAAATGGGATATAACATCTAAAACACCATATATGATGCTCTTAAGGAATCAATTTTTACAAATTAGGGGAATCTAGACTGCATCTATAAAATGGAGAATCACTCCATCCTCAAGAAAGCTTGATATCATGGGCCCTCCAAGGAGATTCTACAAAAGAAAAAGGTAGAGGAAGTTGCAAAAGACACTGCATATATTGGCAAGACAACTTGTTTCTGATGCTTTGATGAATATGGGTACAGACATTCTGATCCGTGTGGAAAAGGAACATCAGTcgttacttttatttatttatttttcctttccttttcttttctttttctttctttttttttttccctctctcacAGCCAAAAAGAAGTTACTTAAGATCATATTAAAAGCACCTACTCAAAGGTATGCTGACATGGTGTGTGGAAGAGACTGAAACCAGGGTGAGATGCATCAAAATTTACAAATGGAACTGGCTTCCCTGGGAGTGTGATAAACGTACGGAAGAAGCAACTATCAAAGGATAGCTGATAGACTCTGGACTCAACTGACTCTGATCGTTTTAATGGGCTACAAGTACTGCATCTGAAGATCTGTAAGAAAAATTAGTCCTGCTGATGATCAACCCCACCCTTTTTACAGAATCAATATGTTTTACATTGACTCATTTGAACTGAACTTGGGAACAATTTCAAGGAACCAAGGTTTTGAATTGTCATTGAAggcagtttattttatttttttaaatgcactgGTGTAAGGAGAAGAAATATAGGGTGAACATCAGAGAGAAACACAAAGTACCATCAttcaaaaaggaaatagaaagaaagaaacagaaaCTACCATCTATCCGCCGTACCAACTCCTTCAGTTTGAAAACAAGGCGTTGAATCCCTGGTTGGGCAAAAGTGTAATGATCTTGCATGCCATCAAGCAATTTTGAAAGACACCAGTAGCAATCAGCTTCCACATTGGAGACTATCAGTGGAGCGAGCTCTTTAAGGGACCAATTCTCCATGTTGCCTTCTAGGTGTTCCGacaagaaaacaataaaaaaCGGTGTGACAAGATCATTTATTCCCTGAACATATCCACTCGCTGGATGACGAATGGCCCTGAAATCAAGTTGCGAGTACATGATTACAAGAGAATtaaaaaagaagtagaagaagcCATAAACTTTTAATAATAAATTACATCAATTACTTTTGAGTTTTCTCACAAGAATGCAATTACAGAAGGCATGACAAAACCATTGATCCCTGTGCATTCTTTAGCAGGATCACGAAGGACCATGCAAAGAAAAGGAATTCTTGGGTCCTGCATCAGGATGTGGAAAGTGTGCTGATTCATCTATTTTGTACAGGCAGGGGCCATGGTTTCATCTGACAGGACCCGCCATTGATGGCAGATGTACCAAAAATCTCAAAGATTGGAAGATGGAACCCTTTGATCAGTGGCTAACAAATTGACAGTTAAGAAGGGAAATGGTCCAGAAAAACTGCCAGAGATTGGACTGAGAGAATCTAATCTTGGATGTTTTGGGGGGCATCCACATCAAACTGTGTGGCCCCATAGATCAACATCCAGGCCAGTAAACCACATTCCCCGTTTGTATGGAATGGGCGGAACAGGACACTATTCcggtcctgatgcatcaggaccctCCTAAAGAAATACTTTGCCTATcttatttcttcctttctttttagattcacCATGCACAAAAAATGAACTTCCCCAGAAAACTGTATTACCACCTGCAATACAATATGCTTGAAATTTAGATCCATTTATTACTCATCCAAAGCCTATTACTTTGGCAGAAGTATTTCCGTAACACTTCCTCCGTTGTATTCTGTATAAATAGGAACTTTTGGCAGGGATTCTCTAAGACTTGAGATATTGCTGCATGAGTTGTTGTTGAATTCAATGCATAGTTACCATCATTAGAATGAGAGATTGAAAATATAAGGTTCTACAAAGACCGATAGTTGGAGCAAATTTTGAAAAACTGACCTCAAAAGGCTGGCTTGGTATGACCTTttttgataaaataaaatattaataatatataaataaataaactaatagTGTAACTTAAAAATCAAGCAAGGGAAATGATatcttgatttgcatttccattcccaaaatggaaaataggtgaatgcaaataaaagaaaatgtgggtgtaaatagtgggacccactaataaTTGCATTATTATGAGGTCTTTCTACTAGTAAACAATAATTGAACTTCATGAAAGATTAAAGACCCTTGTTTAAAAGCACTCTGAGATTAACACCCAAACCCCATACTTGGACAGGTGCTCATAGGGACACCCTGGGCCTTACAGTATAGGGGGAGTTCTTGGAGCGGGATCAAATATTCTGAAGCAGTGGCTCTGCTTCAAGTGCAAACTTGCTATGGAGTTAGTGGAAGGGCCAGTTATCTTTGAAGGCAATGGCTCTGCTTCAAGTGCAAACTTGCTACAGAGTTTGTGGAAGGGCTGGTTATCTTTGAAGGCAATTCCAGTAACACCATTTCCTGGGGCAATCATCGTTCCTGCTCTTGGAAAGTGGTGAACACAATTAACAAAGTGCAGGATGTGTGTGATGTTGTCTACTTTTTTTTAGTTCCTAGAGAAGCTAATTCCGAAGTGTGCCATCTCGCTAAAGATGGTGTGAGTACAACCAATCTCCTCGTTAATAAAAGATGATGCAGGTATTGCTGCAGCATATTGCTGCTTGTCTACTGTTTTCTCTGTAGTTGCTGTTGCCATCCTTGTGGCCCtctgttttttgtatttttgttttttctttctaatAATATATCTGATTATCCATAAGATAGAAAACACCCATTCCCATACTGCCACGCATAAAAGCAGGTAATACAGAAAGAGATCTAACCATGTGTAGAGGATGCGTTCCAAGGATTTCTGAACTTCTACTTGCTGAAAGAAAGTGACATCAGGTACAGTCCGTGGACAATCAACAGCAATCTAACAAAGGCAAAAAACCCAGAGAGGCATATGGTAAATGGTTAGAAAATACCATCAATGCACTGAATGAAAAAAGGTCGGTAGGCATTTATTGAGCTCTATAATAAATCACCTGGCGGAGCATGTTGATCTCATCATCTGAACGTTCCGTATCAGGAATATCATAATATTGAGAAACACATTCGACATACTCAAGCCGCTTTCTCCTCAGAACCCCCTCCCTTCTATCTGAATTAGGCGGTGCATATCCCTGTTGTCAGCTCATATTTAAACTTCAACAAGCAACAAAAATGTGTGACACTAGATGAAAGCAATTTGAGAGGAGGTATAGAGTCCTGCCCACAATAAATGTACAGCACTACAGCTTGCTGATTCAAGGATTCATACACATGGGGCCCTGATTCGGTGATTATGACTTTTAATATATTCAGCCACACCATgtaggatgccccaaaaatctcccataaAGGAAGATCCAAATTCCAAACCATTCAACATTTGGTCTATTTTCAGCTAAATGTGGACCACTGCTTTATTTTATTCTTCATCCGTGTATTCGGTCATAGAGAAAAAGGTTAGGATTGACCCATCTTGGAGAGTTTTCAGACACCCTTATCTGTTATGAGGTCCTTCTGTTCAATGATCTGGAACAACAAACCATGGGCCTCGCATGAGCAGACTCTTGGGCATCAGCAAACTATACATTTGTCATGGTGTTGGACTCTGCAGTTCCTCTTCAGAGACTATAATGATCTGAGCATGAAGGAAGCCGTTCAGCACATTGCATCCAAGTCATGGATAAGTATATGGGACAAAAATTGCATTATGTAAGACAAAAGTATAGTGCCCCTAAACAGCGCTAACAAAGATGAGCAAATTCTACATCCAAAATTAAATACATAGAGAGCTACCATGCATATACCTTTCCACATCAATCTCCAGAAAGAGTTAGCATCTTAGCAATTTTAGTTTAAGTCAGGATAGAGAGTCTTCCATTCCATACCTGGTCTTGCCTATTCCTTGACCAAGCAAAAAGGCAAGCCTCAatgaaggatcatgcaactaaggGCCTAATTCCTCAAAAAAAATATAACCTTCAGCAACTTCTTCGGTGTGTTGCCACCAATACTAGACACATTGGATCCCAACGTGATCAACGTGGTGAACAGATTGTCATGAGCACGGCCTGTGCCCTTATGCTCAAGAGGCGGCCCTCTGTCTCATCTGGTTATGGTGTCACCCAACCACAGATATATAAGCATCCTTCTCTGCCTTGAACAAAGGAAGCAGTGTAACAACTCATAATGCACCCTTCTCTGCCTTGGTAACCAAAAGCACCAATAGTTGTACCCAGCAGTGATGAGACTTTGGGGGATGCTCCATGGATTTCATGGTAACACCATGGATCGGTTCATGGTATTCCCCATGGGGTTCATGGCAAGACCATAAACCAGATGTGACCCCACTTAACAGATACTCTACTGGGTTCATGGCTATACCATGGAATTCTCATGATTGCTTGGTGGAAGTTTGATGActggtggcccacttgacgtcAACCCTCATCTTTTACCTGGGCTGGGAACCATATGgcacaattgctaccatcacagATGTCCAAAAAAAAATCCTTATACATTTCAAAGAAGCTGAAGGGGAAATTTTATGTGATGGCTACAAGAACAGCCATGCTTTATGcaacagaatgttgggcagtcaagAAATGAtgatgttgaaatggatgaaaaGGAATAGaaggatataattagaaataaatgcattcgagggaacttacgAGCAGCACTAATGGGTAAtaaaatgagggaaagtagacttagatggtctgGCCATGTGCAATAGAGATCAAGAACTACACCAGTTAGTAGATATGGGTTGGTTCAGACTGAAGGCTCTAAGAGGAAGGCCGAATGGATGGAGTCACAGAGGTAGCAAGAAAAGGCTCAATGACATATGGTTTAACTAAGgatagagtagaatggcagaATAGGATTCTTGTAGCCCCCAATTAGCTCGGATAGagcatagatgatgatgatgatgatatcctTATCAATTTCAAATGACAATTAAGATATGCTATCAAGTCCTGCTTCTTCAAAAGCATAACGAGCCATTTCATGCTTCGACCAGAACTTATTGTTGAAAGATAAGACTGTTAAAGCCCATCTTGAATTTGAGAAAGCCCGTAATCTGTGTTAAATCGATAGGAACTCGTGGCAATGGTCTCTCTCCCAAAGACACAGGAAATACAGTCATAGCAACACATATGCCCACAAAAACACCATAACCATGTTTAAACCCTAAACAAGAAATATCATTTCACTGTGCCTAGTACAAGATGCATCAATGATCACATCTTTTGATGCTTGTATGGGATCCAAGAACTAAACATTTAATTTCAAGTCCAATACTCCTATTCATATTGTTCTCCGAACATCATTATCTAGTTGTTAAGAACTGGACATACCAATAGAAGCCTCCATACATTTGGTCGCATATATGGTGGTATACCGCTCCAAGCTAACTCCCGCAATTTCTCTACAGGATGGGGAAAAAGTAAATATGAAGAAAAGTTAGTTGAATTTTAAATAAGGAATTAAAGAGAAAATGTAGAAGGtcagctagaaaaaaaaaaaaaaaaaaaagctagaaAGACTGTTAGAAGTTGGGGTAAAAACTCTCAAGACCCTGATGGAGCCAATGTACAAGGTGAATAAAAATCTCACCTCTTTTGCTGGTAAAGAGGCAAAAAGGTGATATTTGCTTATATCAACAGCATCATTACAAATTAGAATTACGAGGTGTCAAATTCACAATCCAAAACAAGATAATACAACAAGGTTAAAAGACAAAGGACCCATTTGGACATATTGTCAACTGCAGAGGATACCCGTAATTGTTATTTCTTCAACCAATTGGATTGGTTTTTGGGTTCTCGTCTACCTGTTGCCTAAATCATCGGGTGAGTCTCAAACCAATGATTGCAGGTGGCAACCAAACAGACCGCAAAACCCTTGTTTCGGATCGAAATGAGGGTTTTCTCTCTGGACCCCAGTTTTGACact containing:
- the LOC131240157 gene encoding GTPase-activating protein GYP1-like produces the protein MKNSNSSSEEEQRKESSPNLDWRFNQTLRNVQGLLKGRSFPGKVLLTRRAEPLNEPFSPISPSDIERSHYENDLGPSERMDSSSEGEVQSTGDMANNSNGNKLKIPITKSENASGHLQKSLSGARSTDSARIAKFTKELSGPTVILEKLRELAWSGIPPYMRPNVWRLLLGYAPPNSDRREGVLRRKRLEYVECVSQYYDIPDTERSDDEINMLRQIAVDCPRTVPDVTFFQQVEVQKSLERILYTWAIRHPASGYVQGINDLVTPFFIVFLSEHLEGNMENWSLKELAPLIVSNVEADCYWCLSKLLDGMQDHYTFAQPGIQRLVFKLKELVRRIDEPVSRHMEEQGLEFLQFAFRWFNCLLIREIPFHLVTRLWDTYLAEGDALPEFLVYIFASFLLTWSDKLQKLDFQEMVMFLQHLPTMNWSHQELEMVLSRAYMWHTMFESCPSHLAN